A genome region from Nycticebus coucang isolate mNycCou1 chromosome 4, mNycCou1.pri, whole genome shotgun sequence includes the following:
- the LOC128583479 gene encoding LOW QUALITY PROTEIN: BEN domain-containing protein 6-like (The sequence of the model RefSeq protein was modified relative to this genomic sequence to represent the inferred CDS: substituted 2 bases at 2 genomic stop codons) has protein sequence MQMIFPTDEIANTQAFRKRKRKRTETMNSEHANNDLDKGPRDPYSGNAFLPGEISSEDDEPLAELSKEELCTKIKSLKENXQTXKENSGLGQSLVMLQVLPQAVTQFAELVGMAEALLKGVGTTSTSASTLWRATNNSSPDSFTSTCSNSNSNCSSPVSLKAEEEHQADKKQFKIEKWQIARCNKSKPQKFINDLMQVLYTNEYMATHSLTGTKSCTSRDKAGKPAMNQNEVQEIIGVTKQLFTNTDDVSIRSMIGQKLNNCTKKPNLSKNPNSQDIK, from the coding sequence ATGCAGATGATCTTTCCAACAGATGAAATTGCCAATACTCaagcttttagaaaaagaaagaggaaaaggacagagacaaTGAACTCAGAACATGCAAATAATGACCTGGATAAAGGACCGAGAGACCCATATTCGGGAAATGCCTTTCTGCCCGGTGAGATCTCCAGTGAGGATGATGAGCCCTTAGCAGAACTGTCTAAGGAGGAATTGTGCACCAAAATAAAAAGCCTGAAAGAaaactaacaaacatgaaaagaaaacagcGGACTTGGACAGTCTTTGGTCATGCTTCAAGTGTTACCACAGGCAGTCACCCAGTTTGCAGAGCTGGTTGGTATGGCAGAAGCCCTGCTTAAAGGTGTAGGAACCACGTCTACGTCTGCATCCACCCTCTGGAGAGCAACAAACAACTCCTCCCCAGACTCATTTACTTCAACATGCAGTAACTCTAATTCTAATTGCAGTTCACCAGTTTCCttgaaggctgaggaagagcaTCAGGCTGATAAGAAGCAGTTCAAGATTGAGAAATGGCAGATTGCCCGTTGTAATAAGAGCAAGCCTCAGAAGTTTATTAATGACTTAATGCAAGTGCTATACACAAATGAATATATGGCCACACACAGCCTGACGGGAACAAAATCCTGTACTTCAAGGGACAAAGCCGGAAAACCAGCTATGAATCAGAATGAAGTTCAAGAAATCATAGGagtaacaaaacaattatttaccAATACGGATGATGTTTCAATTAGGAGTATGATAGGGCAAAAGCTAAACAACTGTACCAAGAAGccaaatttaagcaaaaatcCTAACTCTCAGGATATTAAGTAG
- the LOC128583490 gene encoding BEN domain-containing protein 6-like, translated as MLQVLPQAVTQFAELVGMAEALLKGVGTTSTSASTLWRATNNSSPDSFTSTCSNSNSNCSSPVSLKAEEEHQADKKQFKIEKWQIARCNKSKPQKFINDLMQVLYTNEYMATHSLTGTKSCTSRDKAGKPAMNQNEVQEIIGVTKQLFTNTDDVSIRSMIGQKLNNCTKKPNLSKNPNSQDIK; from the coding sequence ATGCTTCAAGTGTTACCACAGGCAGTCACCCAGTTTGCAGAGCTGGTTGGTATGGCAGAAGCCCTGCTTAAAGGTGTAGGAACCACGTCTACGTCTGCATCCACCCTCTGGAGAGCAACAAACAACTCCTCCCCAGACTCATTTACTTCAACATGCAGTAACTCTAATTCTAATTGCAGTTCACCAGTTTCCttgaaggctgaggaagagcaTCAGGCTGATAAGAAGCAGTTCAAGATTGAGAAATGGCAGATTGCCCGTTGTAATAAGAGCAAGCCTCAGAAGTTTATTAATGACTTAATGCAAGTGCTATACACAAATGAATATATGGCCACACACAGCCTGACGGGAACAAAATCCTGTACTTCAAGGGACAAAGCCGGAAAACCAGCTATGAATCAGAATGAAGTTCAAGAAATCATAGGagtaacaaaacaattatttaccAATACGGATGATGTTTCAATTAGGAGTATGATAGGGCAAAAGCTAAACAACTGTACCAAGAAGccaaatttaagcaaaaatcCTAACTCTCAGGATATTAAGTAG